A stretch of Castanea sativa cultivar Marrone di Chiusa Pesio chromosome 2, ASM4071231v1 DNA encodes these proteins:
- the LOC142624816 gene encoding sugar transporter ERD6-like 16, translating into MAIGQVKDAESSAEINGLEDLEQPFIQQDNIVSHKDDKNVQGGSIGMVLLSTCVAVCASFEFGSCVGYSAPTQSAITEDLNLSVAEYSMFGSILTIGAMFGAITSGKIADFTGRKWAMRMSGVFCIAGWLAVYFSKGAISLDMGRLFTGYGIGVFSYVVPIYIAEIAPKNLRGGLTTLNQLMIVTGSSVAFLVGSVITWRALALTGLVPCIFLLVGLCFVPESPRWLAKVGREKEFQDALRKLRGKDSDITFEAAEIKDYIETLKTLPKAKMLDLFQRRHIRSMIIGVGIMMCQQFTGINGIGFYASEIFAEAGASLAKIGTIAYACIQVPITIVGAMMIDKSGRKPLVMISATGTFLGCFVTGTSFFLEGHNLLLEWAPTLAFVGVLFFIASFSIGMGAVPWLIMSEIFPIDVKGVAGSLVVLVNWLGAWLISYTFNFLFTWSSSGTFFLYSAFSVMAILFVAKVVPETKGKTLEEIQQCINS; encoded by the exons atggcAATTGGACAAGTTAAGGATGCTGAAAGTAGTGCTGAAATAAATGGCCTTGAAGATTTGGAACAGCCATTCATCCAGCAAGATAATATTGTTTCCCACAAAGATGATAAAAATGTTCAAGGTGGATCCATTGGAATGGTTTTGCTCAGTACGTGTGTTGCTGTTTGTGCTTCTTTTGAATTTGGATCATGT GTGGGCTATTCAGCACCCACTCAATCCGCTATCACAGAAGATCTAAATCTTTCTGTAGCTGAG TACTCCATGTTTGGCTCCATATTAACAATTGGTGCAATGTTTGGTGCCATCACAAGCGGTAAAATTGCAGACTTCACTGGTCGAAAATGG GCAATGAGGATGTCAGGTGTTTTCTGCATTGCAGGATGGCTTGCTGTATATTTCTCTAAG GGAGCTATTTCACTTGACATGGGAAGGTTGTTCACAGGATATGGAATTGGAGTTTTTTCTTATGTG GTGCCAATATATATTGCTGAAATTGCTCCAAAGAATTTGCGTGGAGGGCTCACAACATTGAATCAG CTCATGATTGTCACTGGATCATCAGTTGCATTCTTAGTAGGATCAGTCATAACATGGAGAGCACTTGCTTTGACTg GGCTTGTTCCATGCATATTCCTTCTTGTGGGTCTATGTTTTGTTCCGGAGTCTCCCAGATGGCTG GCAAAGGTTGGCCGTGAGAAAGAATTTCAAGATGCGCTACGAAAACTTCGTGGCAAAGATTCTGATATTACTTTTGAAGCTGCTGAAATTAAA GATTATATTGAAACTCTTAAGACTCTTCCAAAGGCTAAAATGCTGGATTTGTTCCAAAGAAGACATATTCGCTCCATGATT ATTGGAGTAGGAATAATGATGTGTCAACAATTCACAGGAATAAATGGAATAGGTTTCTATGCAAGTGAAATCTTTGCAGAAGCTG GGGCTTCTCTGGCCAAAATTGGAACCATAGCTTATGCTTGTATTCAG GTTCCAATAACTATAGTGGGCGCAATGATGATTGACAAATCTGGAAGAAAGCCACTTGTAATG ATTTCTGCAACTGGGACCTTTCTAGGCTGCTTTGTAACAGGCACTTCTTTCTTTCTCGAG GGCCACAACTTGTTGCTTGAGTGGGCACCAACATTAGCTTTTGTTGGAGTGCTG TTTTTCATAGCATCTTTCTCTATTGGAATGGGAGCAGTCCCTTGGCTGATTATGTCTGAG ATTTTCCCAATTGATGTGAAGGGGGTTGCTGGGAGCTTGGTGGTGCTAGTGAACTGGTTGGGTGCTTGGTTAATTTCCTATACATTCAACTTTCTTTTCACCTGGAGTTCCTCAg GCACTTTTTTCCTCTACTCTGCGTTCTCTGTGATGGCTATTCTATTTGTGGCAAAGGTAGTCCCAGAAACCAAAGGAAAAACACTAGAAGAAATTCAACAATGCATAAACTCTTAG